The Humulus lupulus chromosome 3, drHumLupu1.1, whole genome shotgun sequence genome window below encodes:
- the LOC133821805 gene encoding kelch repeat-containing protein At3g27220-like — protein sequence MVRATGKHTSARLLLICTGLLGIALVADIFWASSPRFSYSNLSQWSSQDKSQTTLVLPSKTSQRDTLAKEKTIRYKNETISGRILSATFADLPAPELQWEKMAPAPVPRLDGAAIQIKNLLFVFAGYGTIDYVHSHVDIYNFTDNTWGGRFDMPKEMAHSHLGMVTDGRYIYVVTGQYGPQCRGPTAHTFVLDTKTKKWHDMPPLPVPRYAPATQLWRGRLHVMGGSKENRHTPGLEHWSLAVKDGKALETEWRAEIPIPRGGPHRACVVVDDRLYVIGGQEGDFMAKPGSPIFKCSRRNEVVYSDVYMLDDGMKWKELPPMPKPDSHIEFAWVIVNNSIVLVGGTTDKHPVTKKMVLVGEIFQFNLNKLEWSVIGKLPFRVKTTLVGFWDGWLYFTSGQRDKGPDDPAPRKVIGEVWRTKLKLNS from the exons ATGGTTAGGGCCACCGGAAAGCACACATCGGCGAGGTTATTGCTCATATGCACAGGTCTTTTGGGCATCGCTCTCGTTGCTGACATCTTCTGGGCTTCTTCTCCTCGCTTTTCATATTCCAATCTCTCCCAATGGTCTTCTCAGGATAAATCCCAAACCACCTTAGTATTGCCCTCGAAGACGTCCCAACGAGATACGCTCGCAAAG GAAAAAACTATCAGATATAAGAATGAAACTATTTCTGGGAGAATTCTTTCAGCAACTTTTGCGGATCTGCCTGCACCAGAATTACAATGGGAAAAGATGGCTCCTGCTCCTGTGCCTCGTCTTGATGGGGCTGCAATACAAataaaaaatcttctttttgtGTTTGCTGGATATGGAACCATCGATTAT GTGCATTCTCATGTGGATATTTACAATTTTACTGACAACACATGGGGAGGAAGATTTGATATGCCAAAAGAGATGGCACATTCGCATCTAGGAATGGTAACAGATGGGAGATACATTTATGTTGTGACAGGACAATATGGACCACAATGCAGAGGGCCCACAGCTCATACATTTGTGCTCGATACCAAGACAAAGAAGTGGCACGACATGCCACCTTTACCAGTTCCTAG GTATGCACCTGCAACTCAACTATGGAGAGGTAGACTCCATGTGATGGGAGGTAGCAAGGAGAACCGACATACTCCTGGACTGGAGCATTGGAGTCTTGCTGTGAAGGATGGAAAAGCATTAGAAACGGAATGGAGGGCTGAGATACCTATTCCTCGTGGAGGACCTCATAG GGCTTGCGTTGTGGTTGATGATCGACTTTATGTAATTGGTGGTCAGGAAGGTGACTTCATGGCAAAACCCGGTTCACCTATTTTCAAGTGTTCTCGAAGGAATGAG GTTGTATATAGTGATGTTTATATGCTTGATGATGGGATGAAGTGGAAAGAGCTACCTCCAATGCCCAAACCAGATTCCCATATTGAATTTGCTTGGGTTATTGTAAACAATTCTATTGTACTTGTTGGAGGCACAACTGATAAGCATCCTGTAACCAAAAAGATGGTTTTGGTTGGAGAAATTTTCCAATTCAACTTGAATAAGCTG GAGTGGTCAGTGATTGGAAAACTTCCATTCCGAGTAAAAACCACGCTCGTTGGATTCTGGGATGGCTGGTTGTATTTCACATCCGGACAGCGAGACAAGGGACCGGACGATCCAGCCCCGAGGAAGGTGATTGGAGAAGTTTGGAGAACCAAATTAAAATTGAACTCATGA